The following proteins are co-located in the Amycolatopsis tolypomycina genome:
- the purD gene encoding phosphoribosylamine--glycine ligase has protein sequence MRVLVIGSGAREHALVLAASGDPAVTALACAPGNAGTAAVAEQLGVEASDPEAVAALAKSWHADLVVVGPEVPLVAGVADAVRKAGIACFGPSAAAARIEGSKAFAKDVMAAANVPTARCEVVDNPARLDAALARFGPTWVVKDDGLAAGKGVVVTADIDVARKHAIMLLDGGHPVLLESFLDGPEASLFCFVDGNTVVPLLPAQDFKRVGDGDAGPNTGGMGAYAPLPWAPENLVDELVRTVVQPVADELVNRGAPFSGLLYAGLALTSEGPQVIEFNCRFGDPETQVVLALLRTPIAGLMHATATGKLAEHPPLEWSGGAAVTVVIAADGYPGKPRTGDVITGAELEGVLHAGTRRRDDGAVVSAGGRVLSVVGTGKSLKSARKHAYETVEKVHLAGSHHRTDIALKAANGEVGAPAAKQRA, from the coding sequence GTGCGCGTACTGGTAATCGGCTCCGGCGCCCGGGAGCATGCACTCGTCCTCGCGGCGTCCGGCGACCCCGCTGTCACGGCCCTGGCCTGCGCGCCCGGCAATGCCGGGACCGCCGCCGTCGCTGAGCAGCTTGGTGTCGAAGCTTCCGATCCCGAGGCCGTTGCGGCGCTCGCGAAGAGCTGGCATGCCGACCTCGTCGTGGTCGGTCCCGAAGTGCCGCTCGTCGCCGGTGTTGCCGATGCTGTCCGCAAGGCCGGCATCGCCTGCTTCGGTCCCTCGGCCGCCGCCGCTCGGATCGAAGGGTCCAAGGCCTTCGCCAAGGACGTCATGGCCGCCGCGAACGTGCCCACCGCTCGGTGCGAGGTCGTCGACAACCCGGCTCGGCTCGATGCCGCGCTCGCACGCTTCGGCCCGACCTGGGTGGTCAAGGACGACGGGCTGGCCGCCGGCAAGGGCGTCGTCGTCACGGCGGACATCGACGTCGCGCGCAAGCACGCCATCATGCTGCTCGACGGCGGGCACCCCGTCCTCCTGGAGTCCTTTTTGGACGGCCCGGAGGCCTCGCTGTTCTGCTTCGTCGATGGCAACACCGTCGTCCCGCTGCTGCCGGCGCAGGACTTCAAGCGCGTCGGCGACGGCGACGCCGGCCCGAACACCGGCGGCATGGGTGCCTACGCGCCGCTGCCGTGGGCGCCCGAAAACCTGGTCGACGAGCTGGTCAGGACGGTCGTCCAGCCGGTCGCCGACGAGCTGGTGAACCGCGGTGCCCCCTTCTCCGGCCTGCTCTACGCCGGCCTCGCGCTGACCTCCGAAGGTCCGCAGGTCATCGAGTTCAACTGCCGCTTCGGCGACCCGGAGACGCAGGTCGTGCTCGCGCTGCTGCGCACCCCGATCGCCGGGCTGATGCACGCCACCGCCACCGGCAAGCTCGCCGAGCACCCGCCGCTGGAGTGGTCGGGCGGCGCCGCCGTCACCGTCGTCATCGCCGCCGACGGCTACCCGGGCAAGCCGCGCACCGGCGACGTCATCACCGGGGCCGAGCTGGAAGGCGTCCTGCACGCCGGCACCCGCCGCCGCGACGACGGCGCCGTCGTCTCCGCCGGCGGCCGCGTGCTGTCGGTCGTCGGCACCGGCAAGTCGCTCAAGTCGGCGCGCAAGCACGCCTACGAGACCGTCGAAAAGGTCCACCTCGCGGGCTCGCACCACCGCACGGACATCGCGCTGAAGGCGGCGAACGGCGAGGTCGGCGCCCCGGCGGCGAAACAGCGCGCCTGA